A single window of Callithrix jacchus isolate 240 chromosome 6, calJac240_pri, whole genome shotgun sequence DNA harbors:
- the LOC118154493 gene encoding uncharacterized protein LOC118154493, whose protein sequence is METWKSPLQDLEPDRAYKTEAQITKNRKLKSPCRSLMGNCLDPGSCTSCQQGVAPSCECETQSAAAAAPASTTAEPAVLHARVAQVQHVQPIKSKRRKAPSGWYCYSIDTTQEVLFCNEA, encoded by the exons ATGGAGACATGGAAGTCACCCTTACAAGACCTAGAACCTGACAGAGCATACAAGACAGAAGCCCAAATAACTAAGAACAGGAAGCTAAAG TCCCCTTGTAGGTCACTCATGGGGAACTGCCTAGACCCTGGGTCTTGTACCTCGTGCCAGCAGGGAGTGGCGCCGTCTTGTGAATGTGAGACTCAGTCTGCGGCAGCTGCAGCACCAGCATCCACCACTGCAGAGCCTGCCGTGTTACATGCCAGAGTGGCGCAGGTCCAGCATGTGCAGCCCATCAAGTCAAAGCGGCGCAAAG CCCCATCAGGATGGTATTGCTACTCCATTGACACAACACAGGAAGTTCTATTTTGTAATGAAGCTTAG